A genomic window from Salmo salar chromosome ssa23, Ssal_v3.1, whole genome shotgun sequence includes:
- the LOC123729844 gene encoding protein transport protein Sec16B, producing the protein MATMTKAITATQVTGLPRNSGDLTCIRRGEQQDQTGSGYPEQHRYDQRVASSQHDLRGSDEDRSRDNGESATETPCYALGALASFKASGVSSSSYELRQFINGAEQTEPAPQATWSTADTEHAAVPKATAPPKYSLPRALVSFGPAVQLIRVSPGLAMQGDPGKVELHSLEGRPAQSRGHVFCPPEGRSLHDKGSAGLLWNLLVLLFSQNGVGVHLFTLLY; encoded by the exons ATGGCTACTATGACCAAGGCTATTACAGCCACCCAG GTCACTGGACTCCCCAGGAACAGTGGCGATCTGACTTGTATCAGGAGAGGAGAACAGCAGGACCAGACTGGGAGTGGCTACCCAGAACAACACAG GTATGACCAGCGAGTAGCCAGCTCTCAACATGACTTGAGAGGCTCTGATGAAGATCGTTCTAGAGATAATGGGGAGTCTGCTACAGAG ACCCCCTGTTATGCTCTTGGGGCTCTGGCAAGTTTCAAGGCGTCAGGCGTGTCCTCCAGTAGCTATGAGCTGAGACAGTTCATCAACGGTGCTGAACAGACTGAACCTGCCCCACAAGCCACCTGGAGCACAGCAGACACAG AGCATGCAGCAGTTCCTAAGGCAACTGCCCCTCCGAAATACTCTTTACCTCGTGCTCTGGTCAGCTTTGGTCCAGCAGTGCAGTTGATCCGGGTCAGTCCAGGTCTGGCCATGCAGGGAGACCCAGGGAAGGTGGAACTACACAGTCTGGAG GGAAGACCTGCACAAAGTAGAGGCCATGTCTTTTGTCCACCAGAGGGCAGAAGCCTGCATGACAAGGGCTCTGCCGGCCTCCTTTGGAATCTACTTGTACTGCTGTTCAGCCAAAATGGAGTAGGTGTACATCTCTTCACGCTCTTATATTAG